A single region of the Grus americana isolate bGruAme1 chromosome 3, bGruAme1.mat, whole genome shotgun sequence genome encodes:
- the ENTPD6 gene encoding ectonucleoside triphosphate diphosphohydrolase 6 codes for MEAMKISKRFFAFGILACIAIYVAYIKWHLDSKPVVVSTEGVAESRGEKLNHQALTTDLSVFYGIMFDAGSTGTRVHIFKFTQQPKETPKLTHETFKALKPGLSAYADDVEKSGQGIKELLEVAKKEVPMELWKFTPLVLKATAGLRLLPGEKAQKLLDKVKEIFQASPFFVRDNCVSIMNGTDEGISAWITINFLTGSLDDPQKRSVGMLDLGGGSTQITFLPRTEATLQTSPAGHTTSFQMFNNTYNLYSYSYLGLGLMSARLAILGGVEGKPLGEGEELISPCLPPGFKSEWQHAEIVYKIKGQKAGEPLYESCSNKVAKMLYKKVHKAEEVKDLDFYAFSYYYDHAAEVGLIDKEKGGSLTVGDFEIAAKYVCKTMEISPGSSPFLCMDLTYITSLLQELGFPKSQAFKLARKIDNVETSWALGATFHYIDSLNRLQF; via the exons ATGGAAGCCATGAAGATATCAAAGCGGTTCTTCGCTTTTGGGATTTTGGCATGCATAGCTATTTATGTTGCATACATAAAATGGCACTTGGATTCCAAACCGGTTGTGGTATCAACAGAAGGAGTTGCTgaaagcaggggagaaaaacTGAACCATCAGGCACTGACCACAGATCTCTCGGTTTTTTATGGAATTATGTTTGACGCAGGAAGCACAGGAACTCGCgtccatatttttaaatttacgCAGCAGCCAAAAG AGACTCCCAAATTAACCCATGAGACGTTTAAAGCACTGAAGCCAGGTCTGTCCGCATATGCTGATGATGTCGAAAAg AGTGGCCAGGGAATAAAAGAGCTTCTGGAGGTGGCAAAGAAGGAAGTTCCTATGGAGCTGTGGAAGTTTACTCCTCTGGTCCTGAAAGCCACAGCTGGCCTACGGTTGCTGCCGGGAGAGAAAGCTCAGAAGTTACTGGATAAG GTGAAGGAGATTTTTCAGGCCTCCCCCTTCTTTGTGAGGGACAACTGCGTGTCAATAATGAATGGAACCGACGAAG GTATTTCAGCCTGGATCACAATAAATTTTTTAACAG GTAGCCTAGATGATCCGCAGAAGAGAAGTGTAGGGATGCTTGATTTGGGTGGTGGATCAACACAGATCACCTTCCTTCCACGCACTGAG gCAACTCTCCAGACATCACCAGCTGGCCACACAACTTCATTTCAGATGTTTAACAACACCTACAATCTGTATTCGTACAG TTACCTGGGACTCGGGCTGATGTCAGCAAGGCTCGCCATTTTAGGAGGAGTTGAGGGAAAACCCT TAGGAGAAGGGGAGGAATTGATCAGCCCTTGTTTACCACCTGGTTTCAAATCTGAATGGCAACATGCTGAGATAGTGTACAAAATCAAAGGACAGAAGGCAG GTGAGCCTCTGTACGAGTCTTGTTCTAACAAAGTGGCAAAGATGCTCTATAAAAAAGTGCATAAAGCTGAGGAAGTGAAGGACTTGGATTTTTACGCTTTCTCCTACTACTATGACCATGCAGCAGAGGTTGGTCTCATCG ataaagaaaaaggaggaagctTAACTGTTGGTGACTTTGAAATTGCAGCTAAATATG TATGTAAGACCATGGAAATCAGCCCTGGAAGCAGCCCTTTCCTCTGCATGGACCTCACGTACATCACATCCCTCCTGCAAGAACTGGGCTTCCCAAAGAGCCAAGCCTTTAAG